Within Sorangiineae bacterium MSr11367, the genomic segment TAACCGCTCTCGTAGAGCCATGCATGGGCGCCCAACGCCAACGGGTCGATCGTGTTCTCGTTTTCGTCCGTCAGCATGATGATCGCGACGAGCGAGTCTTCGCGGAGGAAGTTCGCACGCTGCTGCAGGATCTTCTTGTCGACGCCGTTGAGCTTGACCCTTGCATTGCTGTCGGCCTCGTTGCCTGGAAGGGTGTAGCTCTCCCACGGGTCGGGCTGGACCAGGAAGCGGTACACGCTTTCGAGTTGGCCCTCGTAGCCGCATCCGTGGTCGGCAACGCCTTTCACCATCGCCTTGAAGTCGGTTTCCAGCTGGTCGGAGGTGAGTCCGGCCCGACCGTACGCCGTCGTCCCCGCGATGGGCTTCTTGTCCTTGTTCGCCTCGACATTGTCGGGCAACCAGGAGAGGAAGTTGAACGGCTGCGTCTTGGGGGTGCCGCTACTATCCGCGCGGGTCAGAAGTTGACCCTTGTCGTCCAGCTGCTTGCCCGCGTTACCCGCCGCGGTCGGATTGCACTGGTTGGTGCCATAGCTGCCGATCGACGAGCTAACGATGCCGATGTGGATGTCCTGAACCGGCGTGAACTCGGGTTTGCTACCGGGCGCGCACTGGCCATTCTGCGGCGGGACGACCGAGCCATCGGCGTCCCTCACGCAGTTCGGCGTGAGCAGGCGGTTGATGAGGTCCGGAACCGCGTCGGCGAAGAGCGCTTGCTTGTCACCCATCGAGGACGAATTGTCGATGGCGAACAAGAGGTCGATCTTGTCGATGGCCGACTGCCGGATGACGGTGTTGTAGTTGATCTTCGTGCTCGGCGGTTCACCGCTGACTTTGCGGGTCAGACACCCGCTGCCCAGGGCGCCAAGGCTCGCCAGGAGACCTGCGGCCGTCAAGACGCGAGCTGCAGTATGCATCGGCGTGCGTCGTTGCCCGCCTCCGGTGTTTTCCATTGTCCGCTACTCCCTCGTGGTCGTGCGTAGCTGCTTGCCCTCGAGGTGAGGGCTCGGCTGCAGAGTAAAGCATACCGCGCACCAACGTGTGAAGGACTTCGCGTGCGCGTTCGAGGCTAAATCTCCTTGTGAAAACGAGCTTGCCGCACACGGTGGGGCATGCGCGGAGCTGTCAACGCGGTTGGCAGATGCTCACGTCGTTGCCTCGTCGGGGGCGGTCTCGGCGGGCGCAGTGTCCGATGTGCCCGACGCGTCCAACGCGATGGGCGCAGGCGCCGCCGCGGGAAATGCCTTTCGGAGCGCAGCCACATGGCGCTTATTAACTCCAGGGATGGCCAGCAAGGTCGCGTCGTCTGCGCGCTGAACCCCAATGGCCGACCCCAAGGCTTTGAGCAATGCCTTCTTCGTCGTGGGCCCAATGCCTCGCACATCGTCGAGCGCGGAGTGAAAGCGACGGGCCTTGCCGCGCTTCTCGCGGCCCCGGTTGGAGAAGCGGTGGGCCTCGTCGCGAAGGCGCGCCAAAAAGAAGAGTGAGGCGGAGTGTGTCTTCAGCGGGATGGGATTCTTCTGTCCGGGAAGGTACACGCGGTCGACCAAGGTCTCGCCCATGACGTTCTCCTTCTCCTTGGCCAGGCCCACGATGGGTAGTTGGTGAAGGCCCAGATCGCGCGCGGCGGCCAATGCGACACCAAGCTGTCCACGGCCTCCGTCGACCACGAACAGATCTGGCAATTCCCAAGGATCGGACTCCTCGGTGGCGCTCCCCCACCCCGACCCTCCCCCTTCGGGGGAGGGAGCCGAGACGTCACGCGACAATGGAGTTTCGGCTCCCTCCCCCTCCGGGAGAGGGTTGGGGTAGGGGGAGGCGGCGGCGACGCCGCGCCGGAAGCGGCGTGCCAGGACTTCGTACATGGCGGCGTAGTCGTCGCCCGCGTGCAGCTCCCCCGCGCCTCGCTCGGCGCTGCCGGTGCCGCGCACATGGAAGGTGCGGTAACGCTTCTTGTCCAGCACACCGTCCGTCATGGCCACCACGGCACCCACAGTATCGCCGCCGCCCAAGTGCGAAATGTCGCAGCACTCGATCCGGCGCGGCAGTGTGGGCAGGCGCAGTCGCTCCTGCAGCTGCGCGAGCCGCTCGTCCACGCTGTCGGAGACGCGGCGCTTCTCCAGAAAGGAATGGCGCGCGTTGTCGTTGGCCATGGTCAGCAGGTCGACGCGTGCACCTCGCTTGGGATGAACGATGGCCACCTTGTGGCCCGCCCGCTCGGCGAGCCACTCGGCGATGCCCGCGTGGCCTTCGGGCAGACATGGCACCACGATCTCGCGCGGCACGAGGATCTCTTCGCGGACCTCCTCCCCTGCCCCCTCTTCGTCCTCTTCCCGCTCTTCCCCGCGCACCCGCTGCTCGCGGCCATAGTGCTGCGCAATGAACGCGGCGACGATCTCCTCTTCCGGGATCTCCGCGTGCTTGATCGCATACGTTCCCACGTCGCCGAGACGACCACCGCGCACGTGGAGGATCACCACCTCGACCAAATCGCCTTCCCGATAAAGGCCAATGACGTCTTTCTCGACTTCGTCGTCGGCCACCACCACGCGTTGCGACGCGCGCACCTGCTCGATGGCCCGAAGCTGGTCGCGGTAGACGGCGGCCAGCTCGAAGCGCATTTCCTGCGCGGAGCGGTGCATGCGATCGTGCAGCTCGCGCGTGAGCTCGTCGTGGCGGCCCTCGATGAACATGGCCACCGCACG encodes:
- the uvrC gene encoding excinuclease ABC subunit UvrC produces the protein MLPEVVQEKLRALPAESGVYLFKDQKSEVVYVGKAKSLRSRVRSYFQSGGSDSRLFIPHLLETIGDLDTIVTANEKEATILENTLIKELRPRYNVKLRDDKEYLSLRLNVNHAWPRLDVVRRPSADGARYFGPYHSATAARRTLHLINKHFQLRTCSDLELTSRRRPCLQYQIKRCPAPCVYEVDPAWYKDQTRAVAMFIEGRHDELTRELHDRMHRSAQEMRFELAAVYRDQLRAIEQVRASQRVVVADDEVEKDVIGLYREGDLVEVVILHVRGGRLGDVGTYAIKHAEIPEEEIVAAFIAQHYGREQRVRGEEREEDEEGAGEEVREEILVPREIVVPCLPEGHAGIAEWLAERAGHKVAIVHPKRGARVDLLTMANDNARHSFLEKRRVSDSVDERLAQLQERLRLPTLPRRIECCDISHLGGGDTVGAVVAMTDGVLDKKRYRTFHVRGTGSAERGAGELHAGDDYAAMYEVLARRFRRGVAAASPYPNPLPEGEGAETPLSRDVSAPSPEGGGSGWGSATEESDPWELPDLFVVDGGRGQLGVALAAARDLGLHQLPIVGLAKEKENVMGETLVDRVYLPGQKNPIPLKTHSASLFFLARLRDEAHRFSNRGREKRGKARRFHSALDDVRGIGPTTKKALLKALGSAIGVQRADDATLLAIPGVNKRHVAALRKAFPAAAPAPIALDASGTSDTAPAETAPDEATT